In a genomic window of Streptomyces noursei ATCC 11455:
- a CDS encoding PP2C family protein-serine/threonine phosphatase: MIESGRPRLLRHGRWKLVRLSPVVLTVVIASLAYTTPPEMAFSRLLPAAPALAAAMWPVLPTVLLGTVCLFLMIGLSIVFPGLGTWWTAAGIIAVTVAAAYGSHVRLQRERTLFQVRLVADAAQQVVLSPMPRRFGSVEIDSLYLAAAAEARIGGDFYEVVDTRYGVRLLIGDVRGKGLPAVGAAAAIVNSFREAAYGEADMVSVARRLDASSTRYNAAFPPEGPMERFATALLAEMPHGGGRIEILNCGHPPPLLLNRGELRALEPTTPSPLLNLAGLIGDHYTIDTFDFSPGDLLLLYTDGVTEARARDGEFFPLAAWMRQQSPTPPRELLTALHRDLLHYCRGRLDDDIAALAVRLCEPKE; the protein is encoded by the coding sequence GTGATCGAGTCTGGACGGCCGCGGCTCCTTCGACACGGCCGGTGGAAGCTTGTGCGGCTCTCGCCGGTCGTCCTGACCGTCGTCATCGCCAGCCTGGCATACACCACTCCCCCGGAAATGGCCTTCAGTCGCCTCCTGCCCGCGGCGCCGGCGCTCGCCGCCGCCATGTGGCCGGTGCTGCCCACCGTCCTGCTGGGGACGGTCTGCCTCTTTTTGATGATCGGCCTGAGCATCGTGTTCCCCGGCCTGGGGACGTGGTGGACGGCTGCGGGGATCATCGCGGTCACCGTGGCGGCCGCGTACGGAAGTCATGTCCGGCTCCAGCGGGAGCGGACCCTCTTTCAGGTGCGACTGGTCGCCGACGCGGCGCAGCAGGTGGTGCTGAGTCCGATGCCGCGCCGCTTCGGGAGCGTCGAGATCGATTCGCTGTATCTGGCGGCCGCGGCGGAGGCTCGTATCGGTGGGGACTTCTACGAGGTGGTCGACACGCGGTACGGGGTCAGGTTGCTCATCGGTGATGTACGGGGCAAGGGCCTGCCCGCGGTGGGGGCGGCCGCGGCGATCGTCAACTCCTTCCGGGAGGCGGCTTACGGCGAAGCCGACATGGTCAGCGTCGCGCGCCGGCTGGATGCCAGCAGCACCCGTTACAACGCCGCCTTTCCTCCCGAGGGGCCGATGGAACGCTTTGCCACCGCCCTTCTCGCCGAGATGCCGCACGGGGGCGGGCGTATCGAGATCCTCAACTGCGGACACCCCCCACCGTTGCTCCTGAACCGCGGGGAACTGCGTGCCCTCGAACCCACCACCCCCTCGCCGCTGCTCAACCTCGCGGGGCTGATCGGCGATCACTACACCATCGACACCTTCGACTTCTCCCCCGGTGACCTGCTGCTGCTCTACACCGACGGGGTCACCGAGGCCCGCGCCCGCGACGGCGAGTTCTTCCCGCTGGCGGCCTGGATGCGCCAACAGTCCCCGACGCCGCCCCGCGAGCTGCTCACGGCTCTCCACCGCGACCTCCTCCATTACTGCAGAGGACGCCTCGACGACGACATCGCCGCCCTCGCCGTGCGTCTGTGTGAGCCCAAGGAGTAG
- a CDS encoding ISAzo13 family transposase, whose product MGRPEGIEAALTAKFETLFPHLDERQRRLAIGAEARSLGHGGIKLVARAAGVREGTVSRGVRELESGQAPLGRVRREGGGRKRAVDLDQGLRPALLALVEPDMRGDPMSPLRWTVKSTRHLAAELTRQGHRVSADTVAVLLREEGFSLQGNAKTIEGAQHPDRDAQFRYINEQAKQFQAAGDPVVSVDTKKKELVGNYKNAGRQWCREGDPVRVRTHDFPDADLGKAIPYGIYDLAADAGWVSVGTDHDTAAFAVQTLRRWWHAVGRAAYPRSGRLLITADAGGSNGYRTRAWKAELAALALETGLEIAVCHYPPGTSKWNKVEHRLFSHITMNWRGKPLTSHEVIVNSIAATTTRTGLTIRSELDTATYETGVRIGDRQMAALPLDRHAWHGDWNYSLRPEPYAQVSDVPDPFDQPSPDLAWLCHPALTGLPPAEWDALISTLTALHEEQRETHLDKRRGHRPRIKGGPLTGRRPILTLADRLLAALLHYRHGLPQVTVARLFTVTPETINRRIRDIRQLLDTAGYTVHPADTRLAALEDLQAFAAAAGITCPSEIKTASY is encoded by the coding sequence ATGGGGAGACCGGAGGGGATCGAAGCCGCACTGACCGCGAAGTTCGAGACGCTGTTCCCGCATCTCGACGAGCGTCAACGGCGGCTGGCTATAGGAGCAGAAGCACGGTCACTGGGACACGGCGGGATCAAGCTCGTCGCCCGCGCGGCCGGGGTCCGGGAGGGCACCGTTTCGCGCGGCGTGAGAGAACTTGAGTCCGGCCAGGCACCGTTGGGACGTGTCCGTCGGGAGGGCGGCGGGCGCAAGCGCGCGGTCGATCTCGATCAGGGGCTGCGGCCCGCGCTGCTGGCCCTGGTCGAGCCGGACATGCGTGGGGATCCGATGTCGCCGCTGCGCTGGACGGTGAAGTCGACCCGGCACCTGGCGGCCGAGCTGACGCGGCAGGGCCATCGGGTCTCGGCGGACACGGTTGCCGTGCTGCTGCGGGAGGAGGGCTTCAGCCTCCAGGGCAACGCCAAGACCATCGAGGGCGCCCAGCACCCGGACCGGGACGCACAGTTCCGCTACATCAACGAGCAGGCCAAACAGTTCCAGGCAGCCGGAGATCCGGTGGTCAGCGTGGACACGAAGAAGAAAGAGTTGGTGGGCAACTACAAGAACGCCGGCCGCCAGTGGTGTCGTGAAGGCGATCCGGTCCGGGTCCGTACCCATGACTTTCCCGACGCCGACCTGGGCAAGGCGATCCCATACGGGATCTACGACCTGGCCGCGGATGCTGGCTGGGTCAGCGTCGGCACCGACCACGACACCGCCGCCTTCGCCGTCCAGACGTTGCGCCGCTGGTGGCACGCGGTGGGCCGCGCCGCGTACCCGCGCTCAGGCCGCCTGCTGATCACTGCGGACGCGGGCGGCTCCAACGGCTATCGCACCCGTGCCTGGAAGGCCGAACTCGCCGCGCTGGCCCTGGAGACGGGCCTGGAGATCGCCGTGTGTCACTATCCTCCAGGCACATCAAAATGGAACAAAGTGGAACACCGGCTGTTCTCCCACATCACCATGAACTGGCGAGGCAAGCCCCTGACCAGCCACGAAGTCATCGTGAACAGCATCGCGGCGACCACCACCCGCACCGGCCTGACCATCCGCTCCGAACTCGACACCGCCACCTATGAAACCGGTGTCCGCATCGGCGACCGGCAGATGGCAGCCTTGCCGCTGGACCGTCATGCCTGGCACGGCGACTGGAACTACAGTCTCCGACCCGAGCCGTATGCCCAGGTCAGTGATGTCCCGGACCCGTTCGATCAGCCCAGTCCCGACCTTGCCTGGCTGTGCCACCCGGCCCTGACCGGACTGCCGCCCGCCGAGTGGGATGCGCTGATCTCCACACTCACCGCCCTCCATGAGGAGCAGCGGGAAACGCACCTGGACAAGCGGCGTGGCCACCGACCCCGCATCAAGGGTGGCCCCCTGACAGGCCGTCGTCCCATCCTCACCCTCGCCGACCGCCTACTGGCCGCCCTCCTCCACTACCGGCACGGGCTCCCGCAGGTCACCGTCGCCCGCCTCTTCACCGTCACACCCGAAACCATCAACCGGCGCATCCGCGACATCCGCCAGCTCCTCGACACCGCCGGATACACCGTTCATCCCGCCGACACCCGTCTCGCCGCCCTCGAAGACCTCCAGGCTTTCGCAGCGGCGGCAGGCATCACCTGCCCATCAGAGATCAAGACGGCGAGTTATTGA
- a CDS encoding PadR family transcriptional regulator, whose product MALRHAVLAALLDEELSGYQLAKSFDLGVANFWYAQPQQLYAELTRLERDALITGREVVQDTRPNKRLFRVTDAGLAELERFTAAATKPSFIRDDLSVKVQAADHVDTETLIAQLTERAAFARAKTDLFGRLLHTMRGERTEAEFLRHGTRIGPYLTCLRGLAFEQGNHDWCEHTIAILRDRQATHVRH is encoded by the coding sequence ATGGCCTTGCGCCACGCCGTCCTGGCGGCGTTGCTCGACGAGGAGCTGAGCGGGTACCAGCTGGCCAAGTCGTTCGACCTGGGCGTGGCGAACTTCTGGTACGCCCAACCACAGCAGCTGTACGCCGAGTTGACCAGACTGGAGAGGGACGCCCTGATCACGGGCCGCGAGGTGGTCCAGGACACGCGCCCCAACAAACGCCTGTTCCGGGTCACCGACGCCGGCCTGGCGGAACTGGAGCGCTTCACGGCCGCCGCCACCAAACCCTCCTTCATCCGCGACGACCTGTCCGTCAAGGTGCAGGCAGCCGACCACGTCGACACCGAGACACTGATCGCGCAGCTGACCGAGCGTGCCGCCTTCGCCCGGGCCAAGACCGACTTGTTCGGCCGACTGCTGCACACCATGCGCGGCGAGCGCACCGAAGCGGAGTTCCTGCGCCACGGCACACGCATCGGCCCCTACCTGACGTGTCTGCGCGGCCTGGCTTTCGAGCAGGGCAACCACGACTGGTGCGAACACACCATCGCGATCCTGCGGGACAGGCAGGCGACCCATGTCAGGCACTGA
- a CDS encoding SGNH/GDSL hydrolase family protein, which yields MSGTDPPYARYVALGDSQTEGLGDGDDTVGLRGWADRLAERLARHNCALQYANLAVRGRLAGQVRAEQLTPALALRPDLATVVAGVNDLLRPRFDADEVAEHLEVMFAALTAHGARVATLTFPDVARITPLARPLSSRVTALNERIRQAARRHGVTVAETGHHPVVTDPRLWSPDRLHASPEGHRRIAAAVAHALALPNSDDSWTHPLPPAKTAAAVGWRAAAQELRWATTFLGPWLGRRLRGRSTGEGHTAKRPHLLPVQTPTSPRHGEGPS from the coding sequence ATGTCAGGCACTGACCCGCCGTACGCCCGCTACGTCGCCCTGGGCGACAGCCAGACCGAGGGCCTGGGCGACGGCGACGACACGGTCGGCCTGCGCGGCTGGGCCGACCGACTCGCCGAACGGCTCGCACGGCACAACTGCGCCCTGCAATACGCCAACCTGGCCGTACGCGGCCGACTCGCCGGACAGGTGCGCGCCGAACAGCTCACCCCGGCCCTCGCCCTGCGCCCCGATCTGGCCACCGTGGTGGCCGGGGTCAACGACCTGCTGCGGCCGCGGTTCGACGCCGACGAGGTCGCCGAACACCTGGAGGTGATGTTCGCCGCACTCACCGCCCACGGCGCCCGCGTGGCCACCCTCACCTTCCCCGACGTCGCACGCATCACCCCGCTCGCCCGACCGCTCAGCTCCCGCGTCACCGCCCTCAACGAACGCATCCGCCAGGCGGCCCGTCGCCACGGGGTCACCGTCGCCGAGACCGGACACCACCCCGTGGTCACCGACCCCCGCCTGTGGAGCCCGGACCGGCTCCACGCCAGTCCCGAAGGTCACCGGCGGATAGCCGCCGCCGTCGCCCATGCCCTGGCCCTGCCCAACAGCGACGACTCCTGGACTCACCCCCTGCCACCTGCGAAGACGGCCGCAGCCGTCGGATGGCGCGCGGCCGCGCAGGAACTGCGCTGGGCCACCACCTTCCTCGGCCCCTGGCTGGGCAGACGCCTGCGCGGCCGATCCACCGGCGAGGGCCACACCGCCAAACGCCCGCACCTCCTTCCCGTACAGACACCCACCAGCCCCCGCCACGGCGAAGGACCAAGCTGA
- a CDS encoding CPBP family intramembrane glutamic endopeptidase has translation MEPTRKPMSSTTAGARPSRIVERLLADRHSLPLSIALHLAPGVLIVAVYLFIAEPLVKSIGYPPFLGWAVAMLLALVPFELGLLLWLGRRRNGRFSLRGVVHYLDKPLPRRKLVALVIPLILWFLVVSSALTPMDNFFYESLFRWVPFEGAGGGITDVLSGYPHSVMVTALAVCIPLTGLSLPVIEELYFRGFLMARQSQRGRWAPVVSTVLFSLYHLWTPWVFLSRVVFFLPGPWFAWRKKDLRVSIGMHAGTTFLLQTFGTLALLLNLVP, from the coding sequence ATGGAACCCACACGGAAGCCCATGTCCTCCACCACAGCAGGTGCCCGACCGAGTCGAATCGTCGAGCGGTTGCTGGCCGACCGTCACTCCCTGCCGCTGTCCATCGCGCTGCACCTTGCCCCCGGAGTGCTGATCGTCGCCGTCTACCTGTTCATCGCCGAACCACTGGTCAAGTCCATCGGCTATCCGCCGTTCCTGGGCTGGGCGGTCGCCATGCTCCTGGCTCTCGTGCCGTTCGAGCTCGGCCTACTGCTGTGGCTGGGGCGCCGGCGCAACGGCAGGTTCTCGCTGCGTGGCGTGGTGCACTACCTGGACAAGCCACTGCCGCGCCGGAAACTCGTCGCCCTCGTCATCCCCCTGATCCTTTGGTTCCTGGTGGTGTCGTCCGCGCTCACCCCCATGGACAACTTCTTCTACGAGTCGCTGTTTCGGTGGGTTCCCTTCGAGGGTGCGGGCGGTGGCATCACCGACGTCCTCTCCGGATACCCGCACTCGGTCATGGTCACCGCGCTGGCGGTGTGCATTCCGCTGACCGGGCTGTCCCTCCCGGTCATCGAGGAGCTCTACTTCCGCGGCTTTCTGATGGCCCGCCAGTCCCAACGGGGCCGATGGGCGCCGGTGGTCAGCACAGTCCTGTTCTCGCTATACCACCTGTGGACGCCGTGGGTGTTCCTGTCCAGGGTGGTCTTCTTTCTCCCGGGGCCCTGGTTCGCCTGGCGGAAGAAGGATCTGCGGGTGTCGATCGGCATGCACGCCGGCACGACGTTCCTCCTGCAGACCTTCGGCACCCTCGCCCTCCTGCTGAACCTCGTGCCGTGA
- a CDS encoding hydroxymethylglutaryl-CoA reductase, with amino-acid sequence MNDIHEIAGVPMRWVGPLRISGNIATTETEVPLATYESPLWPSVGRGAKISRQTERGIVATLVDERMTRSVLLEAEDASTAYAATRWLDTHFEDLAKVVRTCSRFAELVGIRHEITANLLFVRFEFTTGDASGHNMATLAADALLSHLLDNIPGVSYGSISGNYCTDKKATAVNGILGRGKNVVTELLVPRSVVTDMLHTTAAKIAELNVRKNLIGTLLAGGIRSANSHYANMLLAFYLATGQDAANIIEGSQGVTVAEDREGDLYFSCTLPNLIVGTVGNGKGLDFVEANLTRLGCRAEREPGENARRLAVIAAATVLCGELSTLAALTNPGELMRAHLHLERENTVSSSGAASR; translated from the coding sequence ATGAACGACATCCACGAAATCGCCGGGGTCCCCATGAGGTGGGTAGGGCCACTGAGAATTTCGGGAAATATCGCAACCACCGAGACCGAAGTCCCGCTCGCCACCTACGAGTCACCGCTGTGGCCCTCCGTGGGCCGCGGCGCAAAAATCTCCCGACAGACCGAGCGCGGCATCGTCGCCACCCTCGTCGACGAACGGATGACCCGCTCGGTGCTCCTCGAAGCCGAAGACGCGTCGACCGCATACGCGGCCACGCGCTGGCTCGACACGCACTTCGAGGACCTGGCCAAGGTCGTGCGCACCTGCAGCAGGTTTGCCGAACTGGTCGGCATCCGGCACGAGATCACGGCCAACTTGTTGTTCGTCCGGTTCGAGTTCACCACCGGCGACGCGTCCGGCCACAACATGGCGACGCTCGCGGCCGATGCGCTCTTGAGTCACCTCCTGGACAACATTCCAGGAGTCTCCTATGGATCGATTTCCGGTAACTACTGCACCGACAAGAAAGCGACCGCAGTCAACGGAATCCTGGGCCGTGGAAAGAACGTCGTAACCGAACTGCTCGTGCCGCGCTCCGTGGTCACCGACATGCTGCACACCACGGCCGCAAAGATAGCCGAGCTGAACGTGCGCAAGAATCTGATCGGAACGCTGCTCGCCGGCGGAATCCGCTCGGCGAACTCCCACTACGCGAACATGCTGCTCGCTTTCTACCTGGCGACCGGCCAGGACGCCGCCAACATCATCGAAGGCTCACAAGGCGTGACCGTGGCCGAAGACCGGGAGGGCGACCTGTATTTCTCGTGCACATTGCCGAACCTGATCGTGGGCACCGTCGGCAACGGCAAGGGGCTGGACTTCGTCGAGGCCAACCTGACACGGCTCGGCTGCCGGGCCGAGCGCGAACCAGGAGAGAACGCACGCCGACTCGCCGTCATCGCGGCCGCCACGGTGCTGTGCGGCGAACTCTCGACCCTGGCGGCGCTGACGAACCCGGGCGAGCTCATGCGCGCGCACCTCCACCTGGAACGCGAGAACACCGTCAGCAGCAGCGGAGCGGCGTCACGGTGA